The uncultured Roseibium sp. DNA segment CGCATCTGCTGATGGTCCTGTTCGCCATCTGGCGTATCACGCAACGCGCTCCGATGGATACGGAAGACAAGACCGACTTCGTCCCGGTGATCGCAACCGGACGCTACAGCACACCGGAATCCGTTGCCCTCGATCCGCGCTCGGAGCCGGAGGAGTTCGAGGCGGAGGACGTGTCGCCGTTGGACAAGACAGACGACTAGTCGAAACGAAAGCTAGCCGTGCTTTGCGCTTTCCAGCCTGACGAGCAGGCGCTGGCGGGTCCCGTCATCGCAAAAGGCGGCTTCGATGGCCGTCCGGGTAATCTCGAGCTGGTCTTCCAGGCTCCAACCGAAGGTCCTGGTGACGGAGGCATACTCCTTGCCGAGCGTGGTGTTGAAGAACGGCGGATCGTCGGAATTGAGCGTCAGGCGGACACCGGCCCGGCGCAGCAGGTTGACCGGATGGAAGCGCAAGACGGAGTAGACGCCGAGCGCCGTGTTGGATCCGGGGCAGACCTCCAGAACCACCCGCTCATCAGCGAGGCGCTTGACCAGATTGGGATCCTCGATCGCCCGCACCCCGTGGCCGATCCGCTTGACCCTGAGGAACTCCAACGCGGCGATGACACTGTCCGGCCCTCCGAATTCGCCCGCATGAGCGGTGATTCCGAGGCCTGCGTCGGCCGCCATGCGGAAGGCCTTGGCGAAATTCGCCGGATGGCCTTCGCGCTCATCGCCCGCCAACCCGAACCCGGTGACGAGCGGATGCGGATTTCCGATGACCTCGCGGACCACCCGCTCCACCGAGGCAGCGCCGAAATGCCGGACGCCGATGGCAATCATCCGACCCTCGATGCCGGTGTCGGCCTTCGCCCGCTCGATCCCGGCCGCAAGGCCTTCGACATAAGAGCGATAGGACAGGCCGGCGGCCTGGGCATGGTCCGGTGAAATGAACACCTCACCATAAATGGCGCCCTCGGCGGCGAGCATGCGGAAATAGGTTTCGGTCAAAAGACTGTAGTCGGCCGGCGTCTTGAACACCGAACTCGCCAGGTCATAAGCCTTTAGGAAGGTCGTGAAATCAGACCAGATGTATTTGCCGTTCTGGTCGATGATCGGAGAAACGTCGATGCCCTTCTGCTCGGCCAGGCGGCGCACCAGCGATGGCGTCGCCGCCCCCTCGATGTGGCAGTGAAGTTCGGCCTTCGGCACGGTCTGATAGGTTGTCATGCGCTTCTGCCGGCCATCTCGGGTTTTGCTTCCAGTAAATCTGACAAGGGTCTTACAGGAGGATGACCAAGCTCGACAAGCGGGATCAGAACCCCCGCATCGGATTGTCTCGCGCGCGCGTCAGCCAGTTGTCCGCCGACCATACGGCCTTGCCGTCCACCATGTGCACCGCATAGGCATGGCGGGACCGGGGGGAGCGGTTGGGCGCGGATTTGTGCGGGACCTTGCCGTGGAGGATCACCAGAGTCCCCTTGGGCGCGATCAGCGGCGCATGGCGATCCTCGTGCTCGAACGGGGTATCGTCCAGCTTTTCCATGACAAGGCCGTCGCCGTCGTAGTGGAAGCGGGTGCGCAGCGGGCCTTTATGCCCGCCTGGGACGCCGTAGAGTCCGCCGTTGGTTTCATCCGCATCTTCCAGCGCGAACCAGAAGCCGGTACAGGTCAAGGGCTCGGTGTGGAGGAAGGTGCTGTCCTGATGGCAGTTTACCTCGCCACCGATGTGCGGCGGCTTGAAGATATACATGGACTGGGCCAGCAGGGGCGACACAAGGCCCAGGTCCTTCGCGGTCCGTTCCATCTTTTCGTCGCGGGTGAAGGCCTCGAAGACCGGGTCTTCATCATGCAGCGCGTGGCCAACCTTGTTCAGCGCCTCGTGCTTGTTCTTGATCAGCTTGCCATCCGCATCGAAGGCTTCCTTCTCAAAAAAGAAGCGGACCTTGTCGCCGCTTTCGCGAAAGTAGGAATCCCGAGCGTGGCTCTGCGCGCCGGTTTCGAAAACCGAAGCAATGCTCTCCGGGTCGAAGGCATCGATCAGCGCCGTCATGCGCTCCCTCAAGGCATCGCACTCGCCCGTCGTCTTGTAGCCGCGCAATATCAGAAAGCCGTCCTCAAGGTAGGCGTCCTTCATCTCCTGCGTCAGGTGACCGTCTTCGGTGGCGTCAAAACTGCGTGCCCGCATGATGTGCTCCAATGGCTTTCGAACAAAATCCGCTTCAAATAAAACTGGTGCCGTGTTTCCCCGGCGCAATATGCAAATGCCTTGCCAGTGTTTCGCCGATATCGGCATAGGTCCGGCGTCCGCCGATGCCTCGACCGGCGATACCCGGCCCGGTCCCGATGACGGGGATATGTTCACGCGTATGGTCGGTGCCCCGCCAGGTGGGATCGCAGCCATGGTCGGCGGTGAGGATCAACAGATCGCCGTCGCGCATGCGGCCTACCATGTCCGGCAGCCTCGTGTCGAAACTTTCCAGCGCCGCGGCATAGCCGGGCACATCCCGGCGGTGCCCGTAAAGGGAATCGAAATCAATGAAATTGGCGAAGACGAGATCGCCGTCTTCCGCCTCATCCATCGCCTGAAGCGTCTTTTCGAAAAGCTCTTCGTTGCCGGCCCCTTTCAGGACCTTCGAAACACCCTGATGGGCGAAAATGTCCGAGATCTTGCCGATCCCGAAAACGGTCCGACCGTCCTGACTCAGGCGGTCAAGGAGCGTCGGCTCCGGCGGCAGGACGGAATAGTCGCGCCGGTTGGCAGTGCGCTGGAAGTCGCCTGCGCTTTCGCCGACGAAGGGACGGGCGATGACACGGCCGATATTATAGGCGTCGGCGATCTTGCGGGTGATCTCGCACAACCCGTAAAGCCGCTCCAGGCCGAAATGGGTCTCGTGGGCGGCGATCTGGATCACGGAATCGGCGGATGTGTAGAAGATCGGCTTGCCGGTCCGGATATGCTCCTCGCCAAGCTCCTCGATGATCACCGTGCCCGAAGCGTGGCTGTTGCCAAGAATGCCGGGAATGTCGGACTGTTCCAGCACGGCTTCGATCAACTCGCCCGGGAAGCTCGGAACGGTATCGGGGAAATAGCCCCAGTCGAAGCGCACCGGCACGCCGGCGATTTCCCAGTGACCCGACGGCGTGTCCTTGCCGTTGGAGGTTTCAGCGGCATAGCCCCACAGGCCCTCCGGCTCGCCGGCAAAATCCAGACCGGGCGCGGCCGTGCCGTTGGACAGGAGCGACGCGGCCCCCAGTCCGAGACGGTCCATGTTCGGGAGCCGTAACAAGCCGGAGCGAAGACCTTCCTTGTCTCCCTTGCCGACAGCACAGGCTTCGGCAATGTGACCGAGCGTATCGGAGCCCGCATCACCGAAGCGTTCGGCGTCCTCCGCGCCGCCAATTCCGAAACTGTCCAGAACGCACAGAATTGCACGAGGCATTTTCGTTTCCTTTATTATTGCCGGCATCGGCTGCCGGTTCTTTGCAGCGGCCGGTTTGCGGCCGTTGTGCAATCCTTATGGCGCGATACGTTCCACCACGGTCGGCCGGTCTTCCACATCGAGCGCATCGCCGATCCGGTAAGCGCGGCGCAGGGCAACGGCTGCCCGTTCGGCGGCGTCCTCATTTGCGGCATGGACAATGGCGATCGGCTGATCCGCATCGACCCGGTTGCCGATGCCGGCAAGGCTGGTCAGTCCGACGGAGGGATCAATGACATCGGCGGCGGTTCGCCGTCCGCCGCCGAGTTCGACGACGGCGATGCCAACGGCACGGGCATCGACAGCGGTGACAATGCCTTCGTGCTCCGCATAGACCGGCGCTTCCACCGGGGCCTTGGCCAGATAGAGTTCCGGTTTTTCCATGAAATCGGCCGGGCCACCGAGGCCGCTCACCATCTTCGCGAAGACTTCCGCCGCCTGCCCGCTTTCGAACGCGTGGCGCATTTTGTCCGCACCGGCTTCCGCGCTCGGTGCCAGCCCGCCGGTTGCCAGCAGTTCGCCGCCCTGGGCCACGGTCACATCCCAGAGCCGGTTGTCGATGGCATCGCCTTTGAGGAAATCGACGGCGTTCTGGACCTCCACCGCATTGCCGGCGGCAGACGCCAGCGGCTCGTTCATGTCGGTGATCAGGGCGGTCGTCTTCAATCCGGCGCCGTTGGCGACGAGAACCAGGCTTTCGGCCAGCGCGCGCGCGTCGTCGAGGCCGGCCATGAAGGCACCGGTGCCCCATTTGACGTCGAGCACCAGACCCTGAAGGCCGGCGGCGAGTTTCTTCGACAGGATAGAGGCGGTGATCAGGTCGAGGCTTTCCACCGTCGCGGTCACATCCCGGATGGCGTAAAAGCGTTTGTCGGCGGGCGCCAGATTGCCGGTCTGGCCGATAACGGCACAACCGACCTCACGAACCACCTTCTTGAACAGATCATTGTCCGGCTGGGTCTTGTAGCCAGGAATGCTGTCGAACTTGTCCAGCGTTCCGCCGGTATGCCCGAGCCCACGGCCCGAGATCATCGGCACCGCGGCACCGCAGGCGGCAAGCGCGGGCGCGAGCATCAGGGAGACATTGTCACCGACGCCGCCGGTGGAATGCTTGTCCAGGATCGGCTTGTCGATCTCCGACCAGTCCAGGACATCACCGCTGTCGCGCATGGCCAAGGTCAGCGCAATCCGTTCTTCGACGGCAAGGCCCTTGAAGAACACGGCCATGGCAAGGGCCGAAACCTGACCCTCGGTGACGCTGCCGTCGGCAAGCCCGTTTACGAAGAACCTGACTTCCGCGTCCTCCAGCGTGCCGCCATCCCGCTTTTTGCGGATCAGTTCCTGCGCCAGCATGATCAGTACCCGTCGTTCGCCTCGGTCTCGCCGCCCTCAAGGGTGGCGATCAGCGCATCCAGAAGGCCGCTTGCGCCGAAGCGGAACGTGGAGGCCGAAACCCAGTTCGGCCCCATGATCTGGTCGGCAAGGGCCAGATATCCGGCGGCATCCTCCAGGGTACGAATCCCGCCGGCTGCCTTGAAACCCACGGTCTTTTCGTGATCGCGGCGGGCTTCCTCGATCGCCGTCAGCATGACCTCGGCGGCCTCAACGGTGGCATTGACCGGCACCTTGCCTGTCGATGTCTTGATGAAATCCGCTCCGGCACCGATGGCGATTTCGGAGGCCAGATGGATCAGAAGAGGATCGGCCAATTCGCCGGTTTCCAGAATGACTTTCAGCAGCGCAGGCTCGGGAATGACGGCCTTGACCTGGATGATCTGCTCTTCGGTAAAGCCTTTGCGTCCATCCATGAAGGCGCGATAGGGCATGACGAGATCGATCTCGTCGGCGCCGTCGGCGATGGCCTTTTCCGTTTCCGCGACGACCGCCTTGGTGTTGGTTCCGCCTTCGGGGAAGTTGACGACCGTGGCAACCTTGACGCCGGTCCCCTTCAATTCGCCGACCGCCTGGGCCACGAATTTCGGCCAGATGCAGACGGCTGCGACCGAGCCGTGTTCGGTCACCGCACGCTGGGAGAGCTCGAAAATGTCGGCTGCGGTGCAATCGTCATTCAGGTTCGTCAGATCCAGAAGGCTGAGCGCCCGTTTTGCCATATCAGTGGCCGAAAGGTCAGCCATTTCCAATCTCCTTCACAAATGCTCTGACGAGGTCTTTCATGCGCGCCATGCCGGTCTGCGCAACACTCTTGGTTTGATCGTGGGACAACGCTTCGGCCTGCAGGCCTGCCCCGTAGTTGGTGATGATCGACAGGGCGGCAACCCGCAACCCCAGAAAACGGGCCATAATCACTTCCGGGACGGTGGACATGCCGACCGCATCCGCGCCCAGCATCTTCGCCATTCGGATTTCGGCCGCTGTCTCGAAGGACGGGCCGGAAAACCACATGTAAACGCCTTCCGCCAGCGGATCGCCGGACTCCCCGGCGACCTTTTTCATGACATCGCGCAAATCCGGATCGTAAGCCGCGCTCATGTCGAGAAACCGTTTCTCATCCTCTTCGCCGATCAGCGGGTTCTTGCCTGACCAGTTGATGTGGTCGGAAATCAGCATCGGGCTTCCGGGCGCCACGTCCTCGCGCAACGACCCGGCCGCATTGGTCACCAGCAGGATGTCGCAGCCCAGATGCTTCAGCGTTTCCACCGGTGTGCGCATCACCGTCGGATCGCCGCTTTCGTAATAATGCGCGCGGCCGGAGAGGATCACGACGGGAACGCCTTCAAGAGTGCCGGCCACCAGTTCGCTGGAATGGGACGTAACGGTGGACACCGGAAACTCGGTCAGATGGTTGTAGGGGATACGCACGGCATCCTCCACTTCCCCGGCAAGCGATCCCAGTCCCGAACCGAGGATCATACCGATGCGATAAGAGCCCGGACGGGCGGCGCGGACGATCTCCGCGCATTCATGGCCAAATCCGCTCATGACGGATCAATCCTTCCTTTTAAGTTCGAAACCGGCCGGCAGTAACTCGGCCACGGTAAAACTCCGCTTAATTCCGTCGAGACCTGCGATGTGAACACGCACATCCGGGGCCGAAAATTCCTTCAGCTTCTGACGGCAGCCGCCGCAAGGGGAGCACAAGGCAGCATCGCCGATCACCACCACTTCGCCGATTCGTGTCTCGCCTGCGAGAACCATGGCGGCAATGGCACCAGCTTCGGCGCAGGTTCCTTCCGGATAAGCGGCATTTTCCACATTGCAGCCGGCAAAGACGTGACCGCTTTCGGTCCGGATCGCCGCGCCGACCTTGAAATCCGAATAGGGAGCATAGGCGTTCTCTCGAGCCGCCTTAGCCGCTTCGAACAAGTCGTCGAGCCCGCTCATGTGCGCTCCTTCAGATAGGGAATGCCCGACGCCTTCGGCGGGATCGCCTTGCCGATGAAGCCCGCAAGCAAGATCACCGTCAGGATATAGGGCAGAGCCTGGAAGAACTGGACCGGCACTTCGCCGACCCCGGGGATCTCCTGACCCTGCAGGCGGATCGCCACCGCATCGAGGAAACCGAACAGCAGGCAGGCAAACATGGCGTTCGCCGGACGCCACTTGGCGAAGATCAGGGCGGCGAGCGCGATAAAGCCCTTGCCTGCGGTCATGTCCTTGATGAAGCCGGAAGACTGGGCGATCGACAGGTAACTGCCGGCAATGCCGGTCAGGATCCCGCAGGCGATCACCGCCCGGTAGCGCAGCCAGACGACCGAGATGCCGGCCGTGTCGACCGCCGCCGGGTTTTCGCCGACGGCCCTGAGGCGCAGGCCGAAGCGGGTGCGGAACAGGATCCACCAGGTCACCGGCACGGCGAGGAAGGCGACATAAACCAGGATGTTATGACCGGACAGCAGTTCCGAGTAGATCTCGCCTACGACCGGAATGTCCCGGGCCTGCTCCGCGAAAGGAAGCTCGACATTGCCGAACCGGCCCCCCTCAGGCA contains these protein-coding regions:
- a CDS encoding adenosine deaminase encodes the protein MTTYQTVPKAELHCHIEGAATPSLVRRLAEQKGIDVSPIIDQNGKYIWSDFTTFLKAYDLASSVFKTPADYSLLTETYFRMLAAEGAIYGEVFISPDHAQAAGLSYRSYVEGLAAGIERAKADTGIEGRMIAIGVRHFGAASVERVVREVIGNPHPLVTGFGLAGDEREGHPANFAKAFRMAADAGLGITAHAGEFGGPDSVIAALEFLRVKRIGHGVRAIEDPNLVKRLADERVVLEVCPGSNTALGVYSVLRFHPVNLLRRAGVRLTLNSDDPPFFNTTLGKEYASVTRTFGWSLEDQLEITRTAIEAAFCDDGTRQRLLVRLESAKHG
- a CDS encoding phytanoyl-CoA dioxygenase family protein, which codes for MRARSFDATEDGHLTQEMKDAYLEDGFLILRGYKTTGECDALRERMTALIDAFDPESIASVFETGAQSHARDSYFRESGDKVRFFFEKEAFDADGKLIKNKHEALNKVGHALHDEDPVFEAFTRDEKMERTAKDLGLVSPLLAQSMYIFKPPHIGGEVNCHQDSTFLHTEPLTCTGFWFALEDADETNGGLYGVPGGHKGPLRTRFHYDGDGLVMEKLDDTPFEHEDRHAPLIAPKGTLVILHGKVPHKSAPNRSPRSRHAYAVHMVDGKAVWSADNWLTRARDNPMRGF
- a CDS encoding phosphopentomutase, encoding MPRAILCVLDSFGIGGAEDAERFGDAGSDTLGHIAEACAVGKGDKEGLRSGLLRLPNMDRLGLGAASLLSNGTAAPGLDFAGEPEGLWGYAAETSNGKDTPSGHWEIAGVPVRFDWGYFPDTVPSFPGELIEAVLEQSDIPGILGNSHASGTVIIEELGEEHIRTGKPIFYTSADSVIQIAAHETHFGLERLYGLCEITRKIADAYNIGRVIARPFVGESAGDFQRTANRRDYSVLPPEPTLLDRLSQDGRTVFGIGKISDIFAHQGVSKVLKGAGNEELFEKTLQAMDEAEDGDLVFANFIDFDSLYGHRRDVPGYAAALESFDTRLPDMVGRMRDGDLLILTADHGCDPTWRGTDHTREHIPVIGTGPGIAGRGIGGRRTYADIGETLARHLHIAPGKHGTSFI
- the deoA gene encoding thymidine phosphorylase translates to MLAQELIRKKRDGGTLEDAEVRFFVNGLADGSVTEGQVSALAMAVFFKGLAVEERIALTLAMRDSGDVLDWSEIDKPILDKHSTGGVGDNVSLMLAPALAACGAAVPMISGRGLGHTGGTLDKFDSIPGYKTQPDNDLFKKVVREVGCAVIGQTGNLAPADKRFYAIRDVTATVESLDLITASILSKKLAAGLQGLVLDVKWGTGAFMAGLDDARALAESLVLVANGAGLKTTALITDMNEPLASAAGNAVEVQNAVDFLKGDAIDNRLWDVTVAQGGELLATGGLAPSAEAGADKMRHAFESGQAAEVFAKMVSGLGGPADFMEKPELYLAKAPVEAPVYAEHEGIVTAVDARAVGIAVVELGGGRRTAADVIDPSVGLTSLAGIGNRVDADQPIAIVHAANEDAAERAAVALRRAYRIGDALDVEDRPTVVERIAP
- the deoC gene encoding deoxyribose-phosphate aldolase, producing the protein MADLSATDMAKRALSLLDLTNLNDDCTAADIFELSQRAVTEHGSVAAVCIWPKFVAQAVGELKGTGVKVATVVNFPEGGTNTKAVVAETEKAIADGADEIDLVMPYRAFMDGRKGFTEEQIIQVKAVIPEPALLKVILETGELADPLLIHLASEIAIGAGADFIKTSTGKVPVNATVEAAEVMLTAIEEARRDHEKTVGFKAAGGIRTLEDAAGYLALADQIMGPNWVSASTFRFGASGLLDALIATLEGGETEANDGY
- a CDS encoding purine-nucleoside phosphorylase; amino-acid sequence: MSGFGHECAEIVRAARPGSYRIGMILGSGLGSLAGEVEDAVRIPYNHLTEFPVSTVTSHSSELVAGTLEGVPVVILSGRAHYYESGDPTVMRTPVETLKHLGCDILLVTNAAGSLREDVAPGSPMLISDHINWSGKNPLIGEEDEKRFLDMSAAYDPDLRDVMKKVAGESGDPLAEGVYMWFSGPSFETAAEIRMAKMLGADAVGMSTVPEVIMARFLGLRVAALSIITNYGAGLQAEALSHDQTKSVAQTGMARMKDLVRAFVKEIGNG
- the cdd gene encoding cytidine deaminase, translating into MSGLDDLFEAAKAARENAYAPYSDFKVGAAIRTESGHVFAGCNVENAAYPEGTCAEAGAIAAMVLAGETRIGEVVVIGDAALCSPCGGCRQKLKEFSAPDVRVHIAGLDGIKRSFTVAELLPAGFELKRKD
- a CDS encoding ABC transporter permease — its product is MFETLILILDSTVRLSTPLLLACLAGLYSERSGVVDIGLEGKMLGAAFGAGAVAYVTGNAWLGLLAGIAVAIALALVHGFASITNRGNQIVSGVAINFLAAGLTALLGQTWFRQGGRTPPLPEGGRFGNVELPFAEQARDIPVVGEIYSELLSGHNILVYVAFLAVPVTWWILFRTRFGLRLRAVGENPAAVDTAGISVVWLRYRAVIACGILTGIAGSYLSIAQSSGFIKDMTAGKGFIALAALIFAKWRPANAMFACLLFGFLDAVAIRLQGQEIPGVGEVPVQFFQALPYILTVILLAGFIGKAIPPKASGIPYLKERT